ATAATTTAACTCCGCTAGTAACCATTCCTGAAACATTTTATGTAAAATTTCTTGATATATCTCAGGTGTTAATGTAGCAGAAATAAAATCTTCCACCATGAAAATACAACTGCTATGATTAACTCTCATCGGGACTAGTAATTCTTTTGGTTGAGCATTAAATATAATTGCGGCTACATCTGGCTCGAAACTCCAACGGTACAATTTACCTTCATAACCACAACGATTTCTGCGTGTTTCATCAACATCATAAAGATGAGCCGCTTCATAAAAACTAAGTTCACCTTCTTCTATTTGGTAGTAAATCTCTTGGGCAGAGTTTTGCTCAGGCAGAATTATTTGATAAAGGACAACTTGATCGTAATTAAGTTTATTTTCCCAAAAATATCTTTCTACCTCTTTGCCGAATAAATGTTCTGCTAATCTCTTACTTAAAAGATGATTACGGATTCCTGCTTCCCATTCGTCAGAGGAAATTAAATTATCAGCTAACCATCCTAAAGTGTCACTAGCTTTAAATAAACGTTTTTCATAACGTAGTTTCTCAGCTTCTATTTGAATTTCTTCTGGTGTTATTTGGATATTTCTGTCTGCGGCAGCTTGATTAATAATCTTTTGCTGTAATATCTGACTGCATAATCCTTTGAGTTGCAGATTATTTTTGAGGTATGTAATTACTTCTGGGAATGCAATCAATTTACTTTTAAATTCAATCATATAGATAGAATGATAGGAATATAAGCTTAATACCTAAAATAGTTTGGTAACAGGTAATAGGTAATTGTTTTCTCCCATTACCTATTACCGACCAAAGCAAGCATGTCGTTATCAATTAGCGGGATTTTATCTAAGTACTACATTTTACAAGGTGTTACCATCTGCTTGCAATTCTCTTAATGGTTCGAGCAAAATATCTGCAATGCGGCGGCGACGGATGATAATTTCAGCAGTAGCAGTTTGACCAGCTTGAAATTTAATTGTTTGATTCTTAGCTTTAACATAGTTGCGCTCCATAGCAATTTCTACTCGATATACTGCGCCAGTTTTTTCACTAACTGTGCTATTTGGTGAAATCGAGATTACTTTGCCAGGGATAATACTATAGTCTTGATATGGGTAAGCATCAAATTTAATTTTGACTTGGTTTCCGACTTTGACAAAGCCAGCTTCTTTAGTTGGTAAAGCGGCTTCTAAAATTAGTGGTACATTCTCAGGTGCTAATTCAGCTATTGTTTGTCCTGGTTGAACTACTTCCCCACTGTTGCGAACATTGAGTGATAAAACTGTACCAGCCACAGGAGCGATAAGAGCAAGTTGTTTTAACCTAGTTTTTGCTTCTAAAATCAGTTGTCCAGTTTGTTGGACTTGAGCTTGTAACTGAGTCTTTTGTACTTGTAGTTTTTGAATAGTTTGTTGGGCTTGTAACTGTATTGTTGTACCTTCTGCTTGCTTTTGGGTTAACTCAGCTTGTAATCGCTTTGACTCTGACAAAACTTGTTGCAGCGTCATTTGTTCTCGTTGGGATTGTGTCAGAGTTTGCTGGATATCGCCAGTTTGTTGAATGATTGTACGCTGGCGATCGCTCAAATTCTGTTGAGCCTGAAACAGTTGTTCTTGGGACAGTACCCCTTGTTCTACCAGAGATTTTAATCTTTGTATTCGTTCTTCTTGGGCTTTAGCATCTTTATACAATTGAGTCAGCAGCGCTTGGCTGACTTCTGCTCTTTGTTCATCCTGGGCGATCGCTACTTTTTGGCTTTGAATTTTCGAGATAGTTTGAGCGATCGTTGCCTTTTGTCCTTGAATTTCTGCCTGATGAATCGCCATCTGCATTTTAGCTTCTAAGCGAGTTTTATCAATCAAAGCTTGTGTTTGAATAACTTGAGTTTGATAAGCAGTTAATTCTTGTTTCAACCGTTCTAATTCATTCAAGGCAATTTCTTGATCTAGTTGGGCTAATACTTCTCCAGATTTAACTTTCTGCCCTTCTTGAATATAAACATGAGCAACCTTACCAGAAATTGCCGGATGGACTTTATACACCTCTCCTAAAGGAACTAATCTGCCTCTAGCTTGACCAACTTCGTCCATATGCCCTACATTTGCCCAAGTAACAATAGCTATACAAAATGCCATGCCACCTGCCATCAGTTGATAGGGTAGAGATGAAGGCGGTTGATCAATTAATGTCTGTACAGATGTTGACCATCTATCACTTTGAACATTAGCTGTCGGTAGGATTAATGATGTGTCGGTATTAACTAATTTCTGTTCTGAGAAAGTAGTAGAATCTTGGGCAACAGCTTTTATAGATGTAGTCGTACCACCAGATAATAAAGCTGCTTCATCACTAGCATCTGTAAATCCTTCAGAACTTACAAGTGGAGAATCTATAAACTTTTCCAGAGATTTGTATGATGATTTCATAGAAAATTTTGGTTTGCCAAGATTAATTAATCAGGATTTACTTGTTATTACTTTTTTCTTACAACAGTTAGCGAGTATGTGAGATACAAAAGACTCTACCCGCGCGATCGCGCACCCTAACCTTGGTAAAGCCACGGTGTACACACAAGATTTATCAAATTGTCTAACAGCGTTTCAATCCCCCTTAAAAAGCGGGACTTTGATTCCAGTTCCCCCCTTTTTCAAGGGGGGTTAGGGGGGATCAGATAATTTATGTGTACACGGTAGCCTTGGTAAGAGTAGGGATATACTTCATTTACCTGCACTACGCTGTAAATGCCTAAAGCAATTATTTTGATGCTAATCCTAAAATTTTTGTCGCTAATAATATGCTAATAAATATAATACTCTTGACTTTTATCGCTTCTAGCCAAAATGGCATTTCTTTAAGGGAAGATAGCAATTGTTAGGAACAAGCTACAAAATAATACTTATATTTTTCCAGAAATAAAATTAAATTCCTCTAGTTTGAAAAAATACCCTAGAGATTATATGTACAGTTTTCTTAACTTAGGTTTTGAATTAATACTATGTTCACTGAATATCCTGAATACCTTATGTATCGCCAATGGATGAGCCGTGCTTTGGAGTTAGCAAAAATTGCCGGAGATGCAGGCGAAATTCCCGTTGGGGCAGTCATTACCGATGCAAGTGGTAACTTGATAGCCCAAGGAGAAAATCGTAAAGAACGTGACCAAGACCCGACAGCACACGCAGAAATTGTGGCGTTGAGAGCTGCTGCTCAAACCTTAAACACTTGGCGACTGCATGAATGTACCATGTACGTCACTCTAGAACCTTGCCCAATGTGTGCTGGTGCAATTATTCATGGGCGGTTGAGCAAACTTGTTTATGGAGTGGACGATACTAAAACTGGCGCAATTCGGACTGTTTTAAATATACCTGATAGTGCAGCTTCTAATCACCACTTACGAGTTATTGGAGGCATTCTAGAATCAGCCTGTCGCCAACATTTGCAAGACTGGTTTGCAATTCGGCGGATAAAAAACAAGTAACGGACAGACTTGAAACTGTCCAACTACCATCACACAAATTACGGAAGAAAAACTACGGTGGTACTACGTCAACATGACACCCCGATTTTACCAAGTAATTCGCAGCTACCAAAATGATGGAATTTTTATCTGAGTCTTCTCATACCTGTCAAGTAAAACCACAAAATGAAATCTTTCAGTCTCAGGTAGCTGTAGCTGGGTCGCGGGTTTCGCCTTGGCTGGCTCCTGTTCTGTATTTTGTTGGTAATTATTTTCTTTTGCCATCCTTCTTCGGACATATCTCCGTTACCGGACAAGAACAACTTCCCAAAACTGGCCCTGTGATTCTAGCTCCAACTCATCGTGCAAGGTGGGATTCCTTACTTATACCCTACGTTGCTGGACGTTACGTCACAGGAAGAGACTTAAACTTTATGGTTTCTAATAATGAATGCCAGGGTTTACAAGGTTGGTTTGTCCGTCGCATGGGTGGCTTTCCTGTAGATACTCTGCACCCAGCCGTATCTAGCCTCCGCCATGCAGTTGAGTTACTCAAACAAAAACAAATGTTAGTTATTTATCCCGAAGGCAATATTTTTCGGGACGGCAAACTGCATCCCCTGAAGCCGGGAATAGCCCGTTTAGCCTTGAGTGCAGAACTCAGCCATCCAGGTTTGGGCGTGAAAATAGTGCCAATTAGCATCAATTACAGCCATCCTTATCCTTGCTGGGGTACAGATGTTAGTATTCACATCGGCTCGGCAATTAGTATTCAAGATTACACCAATGGTAAAATCAAGCAAAATGCCAAACGCCTTACAGAAGATTTAAGCAAGGATTTACAACGCTTAAGTAATTCCTTGGTGGTGAGTCATCGTGCTTTTGCGGAGTCTATTAATTAACTGTTGACCGTACTAATTTTAGATTTTAAATTTTGGATTTTGGATGATTTTTGGTTCAAGCCCTGCCCCTAGTGGGCGGAACAAATAGCGCTGCTTCGTCAATCCAAAATCTCCAAGCTGCATCCCCTTGTGGGTGCAGTCAATCCAAAATCGTCAATCCAAAATCTAAAATTGTTTGACTGTTGACTAAACTAAATCCCTAAAGTTAATTCCCAACTATTGAGTCTGCCTACATCTTGGGGTGAATAGTCAACTATCCATAATTGCCAGTTGCCTTTAGCTGGTTGTAAAAGTAATTGTTTAAGAATAGGATGCGATCGCACTCCATAAGTTGTTTGTAAGTCGGTACGATTACCTAAAGTACGATTTTGCAATAAGACTTGTTGATTATTAGGGGCAATTAAATAAATCTCGATATCGCCTAGAAATTCGTGAGTAACATTAACTGCGACTTGAATATCTTTAACAGGGCTGGAATCGGAGATCGTAATCGCACTTTTAATCCCTTGTAAATTATTATCGGGAATCCCTATCTGGTTAGAATTAGCCTGTTTTACTTGTCTACTTACACTTAATAGTGTGCCTTGTTGTTGGAATGCAACTTGCACCGCCCTAGCAGCATTGACCTTACCATAACCAAACCATTGGGAATGACCCTTATCATCGTATTTACCTTCGCTTAAACCTAGTTGAGGGTCGGGATTAGGGTCTACAATTTTATCTGCCGTTGTTTCTAGGATTTGTTTGACTTGTTGGGCTGTCAAATCGGGATTGACTGATAAAACCAAGGCTGCTACTCCAGCCACAACAGGCGTAGCGCTGGAAGTACCGCCAAAGTTGTTAGTGAAATCACCAGGATCGTAACCTGCGGCTCCTACTATATCAGTTGTCAGCATTCCTAACCCAAGCAAGTTAGTCTTGATGTTGGGCTGTGTATATAAAAAACCTTTCTCAGGGAATGACATTCCAGGCGAAGCATTGTTACTAGGCGCACACAGGCAAATATTAGCTCCCCAATTACTGTAGGCAGCTTTTCTACTCATACTGGTGGATGCGGCAATAGCCATCACATCAGGATGTACCCCAAAACCATTTAGCCAATCTGTTACACCTTGTAAAATATTATCCGGCCAATCTTGCTCAAAAATAGCGCCACTAACTGGACGGTTAGCATTACCAGCCGCAAATAACACTACACAACCTTTCCCATTGCGTCCACGGGTAGCAGCCCTGGTAATAGCAGCTTTTTGGCGCAAGGATAGGGGAAAATACACAGCCGAAGCCCCCCAACTGCATGAGATGACGCTGGCTCCTTTTTCTACAGCCCAGTTAAATATCTGCTCAATTGATTCGTCATCGAGAAACCCAGTAGTACGGATGGGCATGAATGCACAACCAGGGGCAACCCCAACAATTCCTGTACCATTTTCCTCCGCCACAGCTATGCCAGCACAAGCCGTACCATGACTGGTTTCTTTCGCACTTGGCAAGGGCAAAAAATCATTGTCCCGTAAATCTCTAGGGGCGACTATCTTACCACTACCTTGAAAATCTGGATGATTCAAATCAAAAGAATCATCCACCACAGCTACCACCACCGAACGGACACCGCGCGTAATGTCCCAAGCCTGTTCTACGGCGATATGCGAGCCAAGAACCAACTCATTTCCGCCATTGTGGTTGAGATACCATTGCTGGGGATAAAGGTTGTCATTGGGCTTGTAGTGGGTTTCTGTTTGAATGATGACATTCGGTTCGGCCGCCAACACTTCGGGAATGGCTTGCAACTGATTAGCAATTTTGATGGGATTTTCGGTAGCTTGCTTACTCACTAAAAATACAAAGGCATTTGTTAAACCTGCAATTGCTTTGTCTTGGACTAAGTTGAAGCCAGAAGTGATGAGGGTAATTTTGTCAGCGTCTAGCTTAGACACAAACTGAATTGTAATTTGGTCGCCCAGATAGACAAAAGTTCCTGGATTATCCTTAACAGTGTAAGCGTGGCTGGCAAAAGCTACATTTTGGTCAGTCCGGGCTTGGGCGATCGCTTCCTCTATCTGGTCTGGTGTAACCTGATATATTTCTAAATGAGCTTGGGCAATACTGCCCTGCCAAATACCCCAACTAACCTGAGATAATTGTTGCACAGGAAAGTCGGTGACAAAACGGACGGTGAAGCGGTGTAGCACTTTTTCGAGTATCAATTCTTCACCGCCCCGTTGCAGAACTAATCCCAAGTTGCTTGCTGATACACCTGTGGTTGAAAAATCAGAGGAATTGTTACGGTCGTTCATAGAAGCGATTGTGGTTAATGCACGGGCTATGGGAACTCTATTAAACCGATTTTCTGTCTAAATCAAAGAAACTCAGTACGTAACTTGATTTGGTTAAAAACACAAACAGAGTTAAGATACCCGAAGTTTCTCTAGATTGTCCTGTTTCTTAAATAGTTGTTGCACAAATTGACCCCATGAACTTTGCGGCCCCTGCTTCTGTAATTCGTTTGACTTCCCTATCGGTGATAGCAGCCCTTGGGATGCTTGCATCTCCCGTGAATGCTCAACAAGCGAAGCCTATTGACCCCAATAGCCCTAATAATCTGCGTCCCACATCTCAAAATAACAGCCTACTGAGTCTTGAAGGTGGTGAACGTTTAATGAAAGAAGCAGAACAAGCCGTTGCTGCTCAAGACTACACCTTGGCTGCCAAAAAACTCCAAGAAGCACGTCAGGTATACAATCAGTTATCGAATTTCTATCAAGATTTAAACTCTAGTTTTTCCGGTATTGATAATAGAGTTTCCGATTCTCAACGTCAAAAAGCTTTCTTAACAGCGCAAAAGCGGGATGAAGCCACCTATCAATTAGCATTGGTACATCGCGCCCAAAATCAACCAGAATTAGCCGTACCTTTGTTAGTCCAGATTATTAAGAGTCAAAACCCCACCAGAGATTTAGGCAAGAAAGCTTATCAGCAGTTGTTTGAGTTAGGTTTTGTTGATTCACCTTATCCCCGACAAGGTGGTTCTTCATCGCAGAAGTAACAAATTCAGGACTTACGCACCAAGATTGTCAGTTAAGACTGGGTGTAGGAGTTGTGAAGGCTCTTTCCCTTTGTCCTTTCCCTTTGTCCAAAGCCTTGAGGTCTCGTTTTCATGCGTAAGTCCTAACAATGCAATTTCTTTAATATGGAACTCATATTTGATTACTGTTCGCGTAGCGTGGCGTAGCCATAAAAAACTCTGTACATTTTTATTCCCGTTTACCTAAGTCGGCGCAATAAAACCAAACTATGTAAAGAAAAGTAAATCAGGCTCAAACTCTTTCTTCCCCTGCTCCCTGCTCCCTGCCTTATTACAACAATAATTATTTACGCCGACCTACTTACCTGTCCTGTATTAAGTGTTCCCTCTCTCTACGAGTAGTTCAGGAATTAAACCGGATTCCTATATTTATCCCTCCTAATGATTGAAAGTAGAAGGGATTTTTTATTAATTTATAGGTCATCATCTCATACCATTTCACAAAAAATATGATACAGATGCAAACGCCCAAATCTTTGCTACGTATCACTTTCTTAATTTTGAATTTTGTAGCTTGCTTCCCGTAGGGTATTTTGAATTGGTATCATTTCTTGCTTAAAGGCATTGTTTTGACAAAGCCGTTACCTCATGGACTTGCTGATAGATAGGAATTTGAATTGCAAATGTCGCTCCCTCTCCAGGTTTTGAGAAACACTCTAACTTGCCGTTATGTTTTTCCGTGATGATTTGATAGGTAATAGACATACCCATACCTGTTCCTTTGCCCACAGGTTTTGTTGTAAAAAAGGGATCGAAGATGCGTTGTTGAATTTCTTCTGGTATGCCAGGGCCGTTGTCAGTAATCCTAATTTCTATCGATTGTGAATCAACTACAGATGTACGAATGACAATGCACCCTGGATTATGCTGAATTTCCTTATAACTGCGATGATCATTCATTTCTTCCAAGGCATCGATCGCATTTGCCAAAATATTCATAAATGCTTGATTGAGTTGTCCGGCATAGCATTTAATTAAAGGCAAATTGCCATATTCTCTAATTACCCTAATCTGTGGATATTCCGGTTTGGCTTTTAAGCGATGTTGCAAAATCATAATGGTACTATCAAGACCCTCATGAATATCAACAGCTTTAAATTCGGCTTCATCCATACGGGAGAAATTACGGAGCGATCGCACAATTTCGCGGATACGTTGAGTCCCTATTTTCATGGAAGCAAGAGTTTTAACTACATCTTCTTGCAAAAATTCTAAATCATGTTCTTCTGCTTGTTCTTGAATTTCATCAACAGGCTCAGGATAATGCTTTTGGTAGAGTTGCAGAAAATTTAGCAGCGTTTGAGTATAACCCTCCATGTGTTCGAGATTACCGTGAATAAAACTCACTGGATTATTAATTTCATGGGCAACTCCTGCTACTAATTGCCCTAAAGTTGCCATTTTTTCTGATTGAATTAACTTAAGTTGTGAGCTTTGCAATTGTCTTAAAGCATCTGTTAATTCTGCGGTACGTTCAGTAATTTGCTGCTCTAATATTTGGTGGAAGTTACGCAATTTCAATTGCGTTTGCACCCGAACAATTAGTTCGGCTTCTTGAAAAGGCTTGGTAATATAATCAGCAGCGCCGAGATTAAACCCACGAACTTTATCATTAGTTTCAGACAAAGCTGTCATGAAGATGATGGGAATATCTTGGGTAATGGTAGAAGCTTTAAGACGACGGCAAGTCTCAAACCCATCAATACCAGGCATCATCACATCAAGCAAAATTAAGCTAGGTAAACTACATTGGGCTTGTTTGATTGCTCGTTCGCCATCAGTGGCGATCGCTACTTCAAAACCTGCATCAGTCAGTGCTTCAGACAGCACTTCCAAATTTGCAGGCGTATCATCTACTACTAAAATCAATTCAGATTCTTTCATGATGTATTCCTTCAAATATGATTTAACTTCTTGATAGATTCCTGAATAAAAGTTTCTACTGTTGCCACTTGAAAACCCTTGGTGAGTTGCACAATATGTCCAACAAATTCAGTGTACTGTGGATTTTTCTGCTCCAAGTTGTGAGCAGCCGCCACTAATTTTTTTAATCGCCCTTGTTGGGCAAGTCCCAGTAACTCTGTTAAATCTTC
Above is a genomic segment from Nostoc sp. MS1 containing:
- the tadA gene encoding tRNA adenosine(34) deaminase TadA; amino-acid sequence: MFTEYPEYLMYRQWMSRALELAKIAGDAGEIPVGAVITDASGNLIAQGENRKERDQDPTAHAEIVALRAAAQTLNTWRLHECTMYVTLEPCPMCAGAIIHGRLSKLVYGVDDTKTGAIRTVLNIPDSAASNHHLRVIGGILESACRQHLQDWFAIRRIKNK
- a CDS encoding HlyD family efflux transporter periplasmic adaptor subunit, translating into MKSSYKSLEKFIDSPLVSSEGFTDASDEAALLSGGTTTSIKAVAQDSTTFSEQKLVNTDTSLILPTANVQSDRWSTSVQTLIDQPPSSLPYQLMAGGMAFCIAIVTWANVGHMDEVGQARGRLVPLGEVYKVHPAISGKVAHVYIQEGQKVKSGEVLAQLDQEIALNELERLKQELTAYQTQVIQTQALIDKTRLEAKMQMAIHQAEIQGQKATIAQTISKIQSQKVAIAQDEQRAEVSQALLTQLYKDAKAQEERIQRLKSLVEQGVLSQEQLFQAQQNLSDRQRTIIQQTGDIQQTLTQSQREQMTLQQVLSESKRLQAELTQKQAEGTTIQLQAQQTIQKLQVQKTQLQAQVQQTGQLILEAKTRLKQLALIAPVAGTVLSLNVRNSGEVVQPGQTIAELAPENVPLILEAALPTKEAGFVKVGNQVKIKFDAYPYQDYSIIPGKVISISPNSTVSEKTGAVYRVEIAMERNYVKAKNQTIKFQAGQTATAEIIIRRRRIADILLEPLRELQADGNTL
- a CDS encoding S8 family serine peptidase, which produces MNDRNNSSDFSTTGVSASNLGLVLQRGGEELILEKVLHRFTVRFVTDFPVQQLSQVSWGIWQGSIAQAHLEIYQVTPDQIEEAIAQARTDQNVAFASHAYTVKDNPGTFVYLGDQITIQFVSKLDADKITLITSGFNLVQDKAIAGLTNAFVFLVSKQATENPIKIANQLQAIPEVLAAEPNVIIQTETHYKPNDNLYPQQWYLNHNGGNELVLGSHIAVEQAWDITRGVRSVVVAVVDDSFDLNHPDFQGSGKIVAPRDLRDNDFLPLPSAKETSHGTACAGIAVAEENGTGIVGVAPGCAFMPIRTTGFLDDESIEQIFNWAVEKGASVISCSWGASAVYFPLSLRQKAAITRAATRGRNGKGCVVLFAAGNANRPVSGAIFEQDWPDNILQGVTDWLNGFGVHPDVMAIAASTSMSRKAAYSNWGANICLCAPSNNASPGMSFPEKGFLYTQPNIKTNLLGLGMLTTDIVGAAGYDPGDFTNNFGGTSSATPVVAGVAALVLSVNPDLTAQQVKQILETTADKIVDPNPDPQLGLSEGKYDDKGHSQWFGYGKVNAARAVQVAFQQQGTLLSVSRQVKQANSNQIGIPDNNLQGIKSAITISDSSPVKDIQVAVNVTHEFLGDIEIYLIAPNNQQVLLQNRTLGNRTDLQTTYGVRSHPILKQLLLQPAKGNWQLWIVDYSPQDVGRLNSWELTLGI
- a CDS encoding lysophospholipid acyltransferase family protein — protein: MMEFLSESSHTCQVKPQNEIFQSQVAVAGSRVSPWLAPVLYFVGNYFLLPSFFGHISVTGQEQLPKTGPVILAPTHRARWDSLLIPYVAGRYVTGRDLNFMVSNNECQGLQGWFVRRMGGFPVDTLHPAVSSLRHAVELLKQKQMLVIYPEGNIFRDGKLHPLKPGIARLALSAELSHPGLGVKIVPISINYSHPYPCWGTDVSIHIGSAISIQDYTNGKIKQNAKRLTEDLSKDLQRLSNSLVVSHRAFAESIN
- a CDS encoding sensor histidine kinase, with translation MKESELILVVDDTPANLEVLSEALTDAGFEVAIATDGERAIKQAQCSLPSLILLDVMMPGIDGFETCRRLKASTITQDIPIIFMTALSETNDKVRGFNLGAADYITKPFQEAELIVRVQTQLKLRNFHQILEQQITERTAELTDALRQLQSSQLKLIQSEKMATLGQLVAGVAHEINNPVSFIHGNLEHMEGYTQTLLNFLQLYQKHYPEPVDEIQEQAEEHDLEFLQEDVVKTLASMKIGTQRIREIVRSLRNFSRMDEAEFKAVDIHEGLDSTIMILQHRLKAKPEYPQIRVIREYGNLPLIKCYAGQLNQAFMNILANAIDALEEMNDHRSYKEIQHNPGCIVIRTSVVDSQSIEIRITDNGPGIPEEIQQRIFDPFFTTKPVGKGTGMGMSITYQIITEKHNGKLECFSKPGEGATFAIQIPIYQQVHEVTALSKQCL
- a CDS encoding peptidylprolyl isomerase, with translation MIEFKSKLIAFPEVITYLKNNLQLKGLCSQILQQKIINQAAADRNIQITPEEIQIEAEKLRYEKRLFKASDTLGWLADNLISSDEWEAGIRNHLLSKRLAEHLFGKEVERYFWENKLNYDQVVLYQIILPEQNSAQEIYYQIEEGELSFYEAAHLYDVDETRRNRCGYEGKLYRWSFEPDVAAIIFNAQPKELLVPMRVNHSSCIFMVEDFISATLTPEIYQEILHKMFQEWLLAELNYMLYA